The Hevea brasiliensis isolate MT/VB/25A 57/8 chromosome 9, ASM3005281v1, whole genome shotgun sequence nucleotide sequence aaaattaaaaatttttaaattagtgTATTGACTTgtcaactattttataaataaaattatctaatTAGTAATTATTagtgaagaaaaaataaaataaaaaaagaaatatgaCAATAGAGAATTGTTAGATGCatttatgtattttttaaaagaattaataaaataaaataattttatttataaatagttgATACCTCATCATgttaacttaaaaatttttaattttttattataataatttttataaaatttaatttaattatttttataaaaatatttataaaattaaataattatgagTGATATTTACGTAaatgtatatataaaaaattaaaagaaaataaaaaaaataggtcCGTTGACCATTCTTTGCTATGGATCCGTTACTGCAAACAGGTGAAGCATGTGAAATTAGCAAGACTTTGATAGGGATTCATTTTAAAGTCTCAACCATATTTTTTTCAAAAGCAGTTTTCTAGACTCAACTTGTATTTATCGTTGCACACTTGAAACTTGTGAATTTAACAGACTCTTTAATAAAATCAAAAAATTGAATTCAGAcatgaaattttagaatttcaaaCTTAATATTTGAAAATGCAGATTTTTCTTTTAGGATTTGAATTcagaatcatatatatatataaaaaaaaaatcaattcaatTTAGCAGAAAGTGAGTGATAAgaaaaccctttttttttttttttgttacatgGGAAAGGAAAAAGCAATTCCAGTCTGCAGTCTGCACAATCTTGAAAGATTCTATCACAATTTACATTTATGTCCCTGCTTTTGTCACTTTCCCCCTCAAAAATCTCTTAGTACTGATACCCAcacacattaattaattaattttaattaattgttaaaGTAGAAAGCCAAGTGGTCCTCCCTCTCATTCTTTTGCTAAGTTTCTTTCAACTTCTTGTGAAATTGGTAAGTTTCTTTTgtgatttttttaatattttatataatatatattttaaataatcttcatataaatattttttaatccatactaaaatttattttcacaaataattcttaaatttttaatttaattataataccaAACTAACTCGCcgtctaatttacctaaaattatGTACActtttttttcataattcataaaataattaaattctaatgaATATATAATGCATTAAAAaagtattttacaatttttctttttttgatatattaaaaactagttcaaaataAAAAGCTGCTAAGATATTTGAtgctattattaaaattattattaaaaaaattatttttttaaatatattaattaggaaatattaaaaaataaattaaaattaaatttattaaatttaaattataaaaatattaaaataataaaataaattttttaaattatttttttaataatttttaaaataatacttttatttaaaaaaataattttaaactaCCAAATGCAAACTAAACAGACACTAATATTAGTTCCCAAAGCTCAACCAAATATGCATCTTtatctttttttgttttttaacttTCCCTTACCATTTTTATATAAACATCACATctagaaatttttttaattaaaaaaagaaaaaagaaattttgTATTTATGCAGTTTTtaccttataaaaaaaaaaaggagggacCAGTACAGTAAAGCAAAAGAAAAATACTTTTAAAGAGATCCGCCACTTGTACGACCGACCCCGCCCATGACTCAGACTCTTACGCCCTTCACCTCTAATTTTCATTTCCTTGCTTTTCCCCCTTCTAATCTCTACCATTCATCTTCCTTTTCCATCACCAACCTTTATGAAACCTCCCATCCAACGGTCATCATCTCATGTGCACCAACTCACAATGAGGtctaactttaatttttttttttattaaagcatctttctataaaatatttaaaaaatcgcattaaatatttttagttttgttttTTTAACTCATTTGACCGAAACTCCGCTTTCCTTCTCTCTATATAACCCTTTCCACCCCCTTCTCTCTCCTCATCCTTTGCTTTTGTTTCCATTTCTCATCCCTACTCTCTTGTCTCTGTTTTCAATTAGCTCTTTTGTTTAATGGCCGAGACACCATCAAAACGCCTCAGAGATGAAGCTCAAATAGAAGAAGATGTTATCGTTGTTGATGAAACTAATAAGCGCCATAAGTCATATAACCACATACTCACTCttcttgaagaagaagaagatgaaataacCCAAGACCTTTCTTCTCTCATCACTACACTTCagcaagaactctcctctgactcTACCTTCAACGACCCTCTTTCTTGTGTAACCACAGTAACCGACCAAGAAAACCCTATCAATGCCGTAACGCCCACCTTAGAAGACtgcccatcttcttcttcttcttcttcttcttcttcttcttcttcctctaccTTCTTGAAGGAGGATGAGGAAGATGATAAGGAAAGAGTTATAAGGCATCTTCTTGAAGCATCTGATGACGAGCTTGGGATTCCAAACAGACAAGCTGTTAGTAGTGTTGAAGATGGCTATGGAGAAGCTCTTGTTAGCAGTGGAAATGGGTTCCATGGAGTCGATGGGTTCTCCCTCTGCGATGGCTTATGGGAATTTGAAGACGCTAATGCTAACTATTATGCCTTGTTGCAATCTGAACTATTCCTGTAGCTAGCCAGCGGGTTAGGGGGGGGTTTAGAACGGAAAGAAAAGAAATGGTAGGGGTTGAAAAAGATGAAAAAGTGAGTGGGAGAAAATATAAAATGGAAACTATATTTGGGTTTCCATTTTTgccactttttttttctttctttgtaaaaaaaaaaaaaatctgaagcACCCGGCCCTTAACCttctctaatttttaatttaaaaggaTTAAAATGTGGAACAACAAAAAAATTAGTCCTCACTATatattcatttctcaaatttttttttttctgtttttccACTTTATTGGTATTGATATGGACAAGAAGCTTATCTTCGCACTGGGCCTTCTCTGTCGCGAATAGGATCCCTTCCTTTGTACACGTAAAAGGACAATATTAACCTCACCTAATAAAGGAAAATATCAGattacgaaaaaaaaaaaaaaactattcttCCAATTTTTCCGTTCCCGTCTTTATTgtattatttttttgcaaatctaaatatttaaaaattataattttttttgtataaAAATTCCAACATAAACTTGAAGTCTTCAAACAAGTCCATAATTTTTGTTGCCGTCACGTGTGGAACGCACAGCTGGACTTCTTCAAATTCAATGAAACGCAACGGTCGTAACTGCTAGAGAGAATCTTCGTAATGAACTGGGAAGTAGTTACTCAGAGGAACCACACATATTTatcttttataattatttaataattatttttcatatttcagTATGTTTTAATGAGTGACTAAAAGCCTGTTATGATTTGTTTGGATCAGGAGATCTCGCGCTCCTTTTCTTGAACAAAATCTCTTATGTTTATCAAATCttgaatttgattttaatttctctattatttattttcaatttcaaaTACAAATTTGTATAAATCGTTTGTacacaaataataaaaataaaaatatcataaaaGTAAATGACCTTTAAagtttttttctattttatttacattttttatttattacagccttttttttttaaatgtaaaaGAAACATTAACTATATTAGTCATTATTTGAtattatgaataaaaattatttatttaaagttaaaTTATATACTTAAATTGGAATTAGATGTACGTttgcattaattaattaattaatttttaagtaaaaatttaaaggtaaaatatttatttttatcctgAGATTAAAAAGAGTCTATAAACTATTAGAGATTTACAGTTGACTTATGTATCATCTACCCATAAAAAACTTGAGCAATAAGTAAAATTTAAACTCAAACTCAAGATGAAATTCATCAAGAGCTGACTTTTTAACTGCTGAGTTCATTTTTTGTGTTCTTAATTAACCCATTATCAATAGATttgattttattcaatcaatctatttttatttatcatttaaaatttttatattattattattaataaaataattaaataatttaaattataataaaatattcattACTTTAACTATATTACTTTATATCTCATCtaattattaaaagaaaaaagtAAAAGTGTTAAAGATGAGTTTTATAAAATTATacgataaattttgacaactgtccttgaacttatctagttataatattacagtacctcaatttaaaaatgtaacataaaactccatcaacttttaaattttacagagtaaaatctctctaatatctaattatcagtttttcagcttagtatttttcttttctctttcaagCCATACTTAAATTGAACAATTTTTCTCTCTATggacaaaataatttttcatgcataaagagaataattttatactttgcataagagaggagagagaaatattgactaagtatCATGCGAGAGCTATTTACATCAATttataactgaaaaatcagtaattgaaagttagagagattttactatgtaaaatataaaagtttaagggattttatgttaaattttaaaattaaaaaattatagtgttataactatataaatttatggataattattaaaatttattttaaaattatattaataattattatatttaataaaaaataaattaaaaaaataatgcttcctaattttttaaaaataatatataattatgtgtaaaataattttaaaaaataataaataaaggtgagaaaaaaaaagtaatttaataTGAAAAAGGAACATTTATTCACTTTAGATTTGGGGGGTAATCGGACGCACAGATTTTTATTCGAGTTGTTGATGGAAACAGTGGATGGAGCGTGTAGGATACACTCCGGCCAGACAAGGTGGATCCCCTTTATCTCTAGTTTGTTTTTGAATTTTGGAAATATGGATGATAAATAGAAAAAGGTTATCAATAGTGACAGTGATGGTGACATTGCATGAAAAAAGACATGATATTGCAGTACAGGAACAAAGCCAAACCTAAACTAATAATGGAGGTGGAGGAAGGAGGGCAGTACTGCTGCAACCTGTctaaaaaagtaatttaaaaaataaaaaagaaaattgggTCCACGTGATAATGTGAATTGCTGACGAGGCAATGCGCTGTCCGCCATGCTCTTCTCCATACATGCAATTTTCGACATTATCGATCATGCCATTTTCTCATTACATGTGGACCCCATTTACgtcttcatttcaatttattttattttattttaatttataaacattatactatatatatatatatagaagtaaaAAATTAGGATaataattacttttttattttaaatgatttGTAGATAAAATTTAAACCATAGActcttatttaaaaaaataatcacGCGTTAGCTATTTATTTAaagtaatttaataatattatgttaAATATTTCtatgtaaataaaaataaattaaatagaggaaattctaatttttttattagatTGTTTGATTACCTAtggtaaaaaattataaaatttatttttattaaaaaaaattattatttaatttttttaaatcaatGAATGCCGGCTTTTCAGTTATATATttctaaataatttaaattttttttccgaTGTGTGATTTGAAGTTTCAACCTCTGCTGACATGTATCTTCTTGTCAACTTCTGTATAGATGAGAAGGCGTTATTGCAAATCAAATCGATTTAAAGTTtatgatttattaatttaatttttaatttaatatattattaagttacatattttatttgaaaatatataaatCAAAACAAATTCATGAAATAGATACATATTTcagtattttttataaaaaaataatttaatctttcAAACTTAATTTAATATCAGAATTGTTCCTTTGTCCCAATTATTGTTAATTTAAAAtaacttaaattttattatatcaataaaatgtccctcaatttaaattttatttttattaattatttaagttaaagaaaataactcaaataattgagctaatacttataaatgcaaaaattataaggattaaattattaaaaaataaattgtaatgcATTAAACTGTTATTTTCGTCAATTCACTAAcagtaagaaaataattattttactatTAGAAAATAAAgttcaaatattaatttatttttcatttaaaatagaAGAATTAAACCATAATTTTATCatatctaaaaaattaaattataaattatctaaaattaactgtaattaataataattgtttaaattaattttaatatgaattgtattaaaatttattttggcattatttttaactatttcatTAGAATATAAATAAAATGttgttattaataaaattatcatataGTGTTGCGTGTCCTAATTTATTATGTTTATATCGTTGTGTTCGTGTTCAGGAAAAACAATTTTGACTCCTTTTAAAATTTGActtgaaatattatttttaatttttaaaaaatattaacattACTCTTATTATAATCAAACACTTTATctgtttaaaaattattttaatatataattattaaaataaaaataatattgattttttaaaaattattatgataacgtaacttcttttttatttaatcaaACAGTAAATTTAAAACAAATATAAGTAAGAGACATTTTATTacaaaattgtgatttattttaatttttttaatttattaatcaaattaaatggtaatttattaataattttttatttatatgtaaatttaattgttttattttataacaaaattttaattgacttataatctaaatcaaataattttttttaatattttaattttcttttgtaataataataataataataatatcattattaaatgatttatttattttagaattGGACCTATTCTTAACACCTGGAAGAAAATGATTTATGCGAGGAATTTTCACAATAGCAATTCAGATTAAATAGAAGAATCGTGACGTTTTTGTTTTGGTTGGGGAAGGTTGCGTCTAAAATTTCAAAGTCATTGTTATTGATTAATTGGATGTTTtgaaaatgatataattaaaattagaaaaaaaaaatgataataaaaggGGTCCTGCCGTATCGGACatgattatttaatttaaaaaaaaatttcaaattttatggcTCAAAACTTATTGCCTTaaagtataaaaaaatataataaaaaataattaaattacttgTAAGAATAAAATTGTAATATATTCCGATGGCTAACCCattttttattagaatatagaagATAAATTGTATCCTTTGTATTGGTATATGAATCTTGGAATAGAAGCAGACGATGGGCATCTCATCTCTTCCTCTTTGCTGCTTCTTCTCTGGCATAGAGTggcatagttttttttttttttttttacctgatttattatatttttaaaatacaaaatatataatgagatttattaatttaatatataagttatatatatttatattttaaatatataataaattaaatttaaataaaaattttctatttttttttataccaTTAGCCATTTTAGTCAAATTAAGATTCTCCAACTAACTctgtcatattttattttattttatttttaattaattaattaattacttttttttctttctgtTGGAAAACTATAGCTTTCCAAATAATGGAGGAACATGGTTTCCAATCTCCCTCAAAGAATCAATCAAATTGAGACTATCATATACTATTTAACGAAAGATATGGGGCAACTGATATATATCAATAATATTTTGTACGTTATTGTAATTTTCTTTGTGATTCGTTTGTAAATGGATGattgaatttattattttttatttatttaaataatacatATAATTGAAGATTAATCATTTAAATAGCTCTAGTAAGTTAAGATTATCAATTTTTTTAATCACAAATTTTTccatgtatgaatttgatttgacattttattatgataaaaagaaaaatagaaaaaaaaagggttGGCTTTGTAACTGGACATTTcaatatgaataaataaataaatatatatatatatctctacTATTCAATTGTGTACAGTGATAAAATTAACTGAACTTTCAATCAGAAGACTTGTATTCAATTATTGAAGAGAGCATATATTATAAAaagataattgaaaattaaaaaaaaattaaatttttatgaactataaaatagataaaaaaagatATCACGatatacttaaaaaaataaaatatctacttaaactctatttatttcatgaaaaatattttattgaaacacattttttatattttccaGTATGATGACACTCAGAAAAATTAatcaatataaaatatttttctaattaaagaaaaagtaaataattttaagaaaaataattttcattttttaaaagaaGAAGTCATTTTTCACTTTCTAACATTtaaaaatcttattaaaatatgaacacacttatacataaataaaataaataaatattattaatttaatattacaaccaaacaacagaaaatattttcataaaatttttttaaaaaaaatatttttcataaataatattttttacataCAAATCATTTACTGTGAAACAAATAGAGCCTTGGAATATATTATTGGTACCCAAATTTCCAAATGTTGAATTGTTGAAGGCCTTTAGATAAATGGGGATTGCAAATTCCATATGATGGAGGGTATTATTGAATTactattattttcatttatgatGGAGATTGGATAAAGAGAAAGGTGCAGTTGAGAGAATGGTATGATTCATCAGGCAAGGAAGCAACCTAACATCAACATCTAAAATCTAAACAGTGAAACAAAGATAAACATGAAAGCAATTAAAAGGTGTCGTTTTAAGGGAAAGAGAGTCAATTTCTGAATTCCATAACCACATGAACAAGTGAAAACAAAGTAAGCTTCGTGTACGATTGTGTCATTTAAGAGGTGGATTTTGATGCCTGATACCATCTGCCTGGCTTGATAGTTATGTATTTCTGATTTTTAACCACATCGCCCATTTTTATTATGTTCTTTTGTCATGCACCAATCATGCACTTAAAAAAATCCCACATGAATACAAACACCCATTATTAAGAAGATGGAGATTTCCTTCTTGCCTCTATTCACGCTATCTTCATTTTTCAACTTTGATAGGATGAAAATTGTTCAACTTTAATGGGATGAAAATTTATAGGATGCAACATTAATCTGTGACTATCATTAGATTAATGGATTTCACACCTATCAATTTACCGATGACTATATGTATTGTAGTAACTTTTTAAAAAGATATATGCTCATTTTAGAGcatgaaaataattaattttttttttttactataaatTAACTTTCGAAAATCGTTGTTTTTAAATTCATAAATGAATGGGTTAAGAAGATTTTCTTTTAAAACTTTCAaatacttaaatttttttttaaataataaaaatataaaaattaagaaaaaaaatctactttaaaaaattttatttttaaaaagttatgaaaatttatcaattaattaagaGTAGTATGATTGACTTTCCTTCATATTTaagatataaaaaatataaatgttTTAAATTTGAGTTATCCATCTatatatttagaaattatttatttttattataaaaaaaaaagagaattctCTCTTGTTATATAACtcactaattattatttattttcttatgtCTCTATTTAATAAAAAAGTGTGGAAATCTCAAAGAgtaaatcaataaaacctaatcaaACATATTTTGCAAATGGGACCAAACGGGTTTCCTTGTTTTTTTGGGGTGATGTGAAATTGAAAAAGAAATAGCAGTGGCAAAAGATGCCCTTAAAAGGCAAAGAAGGGAAACAAAAATGGGAAGAGGAAGGGCACTCTCTCATTACTAGTTAATTTAGTTTGGTTAGAATTGATGGGATTGAGATAAGATATGAGGTGTGAGAAAGAAGGTTATTGCTCTCTGAGATTTGGTTGTCATCCATTGGACCATAGAGGTTGAAGATTACTTCCCTGATTTGGGTCCCAACCCAACCCAACCCAACCCAACAACTACACTGTCATGCCACGTAACCCAACGTTTAATTTGGCTCAAtataattcaaattaaataactttttttttttaggtaattaATTCTCAACCGCATGCAACTCTTGAATAGTAGCTATGAAATTAAGGCTTTAGTTATTTcaatttgaataaataattttatatttaatttaaatttaaatgaaatctATCATTTCATGGAataattattttatcattttaaatctttattaaaatttaaaatatattataattattatatcagagaaatattttaaatttaatataataaaatttaaaataaaaataaaaaataattttctcattaTTATCTTAGCTCATTCCATGAACAATAATTCTGTTTGAATGAGAGTGAAAATGGGGTAAAAAAGTTATAAGCGCATGTTTAAAAAAAAGTGAATTAATGAAGGGTGAAAATAAATAAGGATAAGTCTCACATTTTCTTATCCttcatcttattttttttttttatgtaagaattataattatttttatttatatacatCTTAAATTTATCATTCATTTATCTCATCTCAAACATATAAATTATACATtacctctttttatttttttattaatttactaatttttaaaatataattttttttttattgtaacctTTCTTTCCTATTTCTTTTTACCTTTCTATCACTCATCATTTTCTCACCCATCTAAATAGACCTTAGGGAAAGAGAGAAGATAGATTATTGAATTTCacactactatttgctagtttgaCATTGAATTTTACACTATGATTGAAAACTTTTTAGAGAGGAATGAAAATAAGAGGAagatattttcttttcattattatttttaatttttatttgaaaaaaaaataaaaataaaagatatatatatatatattgaaaatggTTAAAAATAAAAAGGTAATTTTATAACTTTTTCGTGAAAAACAAATTTCCttattacttatttttattttctctccaattttttttttttaaaataacacttattttctttttttctttttatttctcttctttcttaaataagaaaaaaaattcttaTCCCTCttcattttcttcaaattttttttccttcattTATTTTCCACACATCCAAAGAGGTTTGAGGAtttctaaaaataaaatagagAGGGATAGGTACAAGAAAAGAATTTtcagaaaaatattattttgaatactttaaaaataatttaaaatattatttcattatttttaatattttgatgattaaaatattttttaaaacagTTTCAAGGTCAATAATAATCAGAATCATATATGTCGAAGACTGCCATCTCAACTACGCAGAATCCAAATATGATGAGCTACTAGAGCAAAAcaacaatctctctctctctctctctctccatctctctctctatatataaagTTGCAATTAAATGTTGTCCTGACACCTGTAAGCTAGTTTGGGAAAAGTGCAGATGACCAACCATGACATTTGTAAAATAAGGCTCTGTGCAACTAAATTCTGCTGGAGGGCTCAAAATGACTCTGAAGAGTTGCAATCTGTAGCAGCTTCGCAATTGCATTCTTTGCATCCTGCACAAGTTCATTGGCAAAACTAGACCTTCGGTTTGGTTACCACCTAATAAATATGGATGCTTCCTTGGACTATCAATCATCATCAGCAGGGATTAGTATGGTTGTTTGAAACTCAGGGTTTTGGGCAGGACGGGTGTTATGGGCGTTGTGGTTCTTTTCTCATATCCTCCCCTCTTGCTGCAGAGGGTCTTGCAGTCAAGGAAGCTCTGAGCTTTGCCATTTCCAGGGCCTTCAATTCCTGTGTGATCGAGTCTGATTTAATGCAGATAGTTCAGTCATCTTCCTCTCAAGTCGCTCCTCCGTGGGAACTTGAAGTCTTTGTTCATGATATCCGCGGACATCCGGCTTCCTATCCTTCTATCAAATTAGTGTTTGTTCTTAAAACAGCAAACAAGTGGGCAAATTGGTTCGCTAATGAGGCTAGAGTTGGTGATGTCAGAGCGGGGTGGGTCATAATCCCCATCGCCTCTCTTGTGTCTCTCTTTATGCAAGGATAGTGATGCACTGTTGCATTCATGAATGAAGTTCTTTCTTCagataagtaaataaataaataaataaaatctgcTGGTAAATTGACACCTTTCACCTATGGACCTGTACACAGGCTCAAAGCTCCACCAGGCACCCTTGGGCTCAGGCTTTGATAGAAGTGAGAAATCATTAAAAaatagtattttatttttaaaaatacttttaaaatttttaaaaataaaatttttatttacattaACGGGCCACACTGGGTTCGGAAGAGACCTTACAAGCTGTGCTCAAATCCAGTTCAGCTCGCCCAGTAATAGGTCTATGAATCACCAACCAAAAAACAAACAGAAGAAAAGACTTCAATTCTAGCCAAGCCATCTTTGACTGACCTAGTTGATCAAGCAAATATGTATTCCATcaacaatatttaaaaaaaaaaggcaacTATTTTGGCAAAAAAGATAGAACAGAAAAGGAATAGAAGTTGCTTGCTAATGCTAACATTAAAGATTCTCAAAAAAACCATGATAggtagagagaaaatgaaataaaaggtcAATAAGACAAAATCTTAGGCACACTCCCTCATTAGTCACTATCTCTGAACATGAAAGCTcactcttcatcttcttcatccccGTCACCACCAGAACTCTTTTTGTTAGCAGCCCTTTGATTCTTTCTCTTCACTCTACCAGGGCGTCCACCACCAAAGGGACTTGTCAACGAGAAATCAATGTGCTTTTGTGAGTCCACCCTCACCATAAATGAGGGAATATTAACCACCTGTCTCCCAACCCTAACataccaaaataaatattaaggGGCAACACCCATAACCAATCCAAGGGCAGAATCTTATAAAGGATCACCAAGTCACAAGAATGATTAGTTTTCATGCAAAGAAGTGTGGCTTCCACATGAGGTGCGCATTATAGTGGAGAGTGATGAGCATGGACTCCGTGTATGGAAACAGCTATATAGCAGATGGAACTAGTAATTCTCAAAAGCCAAATGTTTAATTACTTCTTGAAAAAATGTGATAATTAAAGCCAGGGTTAACAAGCAAAGTGCTTTAAAGCAAAAGCAAGTTGGATCAAATATGCTCGAAAATCCAAAACAACCCAACAACTACAAGAAGTTGAGGAAAAGGTTCTCAAGAGCACAGACCATACGATCAAAATGTAAAGACGCAACAGTAATTGAGATTGGTGAGTACAAGGCAATGCGATGCAGAACCTTGGGCATACAAAAATATTGTCAAGAAAAAAAGTTACAGAAAGATCAATCATCAGTTGAGCCAAAGAAAATTATTTAACAAACAAAAAATAATGTGAAGCAAACCCATGGCCACAAGCTTCGCCATGACACGACTTCAacaatcaagatcttgaacataACTGATATAAACATTCCTGAAGACAAAGAACAAAGAGCCCCAAAACAAAGATAATGTCTATTCAAGCTCAACAAATGATCAGATACATCACATATACCACCAGAACCATGTTTCGAACAACTAACCATTAGAATACAAGCTTAGTGAACTCATTTGTGAGACAGCACcaatataaatgaatgaatgaacgattaaagaaataaaagtggatatgatTATCAAGGACAGAGACACTAAAGTTCTGTTTGGCATTTTTTGACATTTTATGACCATAAAAATTGCAAAAGAGAAATTGACAATTTCAAACTGATTTTTTTTCATAGCAAG carries:
- the LOC110635229 gene encoding uncharacterized protein LOC110635229, coding for MAETPSKRLRDEAQIEEDVIVVDETNKRHKSYNHILTLLEEEEDEITQDLSSLITTLQQELSSDSTFNDPLSCVTTVTDQENPINAVTPTLEDCPSSSSSSSSSSSSSSTFLKEDEEDDKERVIRHLLEASDDELGIPNRQAVSSVEDGYGEALVSSGNGFHGVDGFSLCDGLWEFEDANANYYALLQSELFL